The following are from one region of the Lacinutrix sp. Bg11-31 genome:
- a CDS encoding TolC family protein, which translates to MKKYIYTPVLFFVFSLSVKAQEVVPIAKYDVLSKVSENNTSIKISEQEFNAAKADYRQTNAVFLPNITASHTAIATTNPLMAFGSKLNQEILTQNDFNPTLLNDPSQIENYATKLEIQQPLINLDGIYQRKAAKSKMEAMSLKTERTQDYLVFEVDKAYMQLQLAYKAVAVLEKALEAANANKKLADDSFKQGYLQRADVLNVEVRVTEVQNQLHSAKSNVQNASNYLSFLMNDETYVVYIPADELAITTFTMEDKTVSENRSDIKAMQLASNAYEAMNKADKMAFLPRLNAFGSYELYDDKIFQGDANGYLFGAQLSWDIFKGSKRFGKVQKSKAEFEKSKLEYTQYVSQSNLELNKAKRAFLDAESKLKLTTLALEQSEESLRIRTNRFKEGLEKTSDLLIAETQFAQKQLEYYQTIFEYNYAQAYLQFLTKE; encoded by the coding sequence ATGAAAAAATACATTTATACACCAGTGTTGTTTTTTGTTTTCAGTCTTTCTGTTAAAGCACAAGAAGTCGTGCCTATTGCAAAATATGATGTTTTATCAAAAGTATCTGAGAATAACACAAGTATTAAAATTTCTGAACAAGAATTTAATGCAGCCAAAGCAGATTACAGACAAACAAACGCAGTGTTTTTACCAAATATTACAGCAAGTCATACTGCAATCGCAACTACAAATCCGTTAATGGCATTTGGGTCTAAATTAAATCAGGAAATTTTAACGCAGAACGATTTTAATCCTACTTTATTAAATGATCCTTCTCAAATTGAAAACTACGCAACAAAGCTAGAAATTCAGCAACCATTAATAAACTTAGATGGTATTTACCAACGTAAAGCTGCCAAGTCTAAAATGGAAGCCATGTCTTTAAAGACAGAACGAACACAAGATTATTTAGTATTTGAAGTCGATAAAGCCTACATGCAATTACAATTAGCTTATAAAGCAGTTGCTGTTTTAGAAAAAGCGTTAGAAGCTGCAAATGCTAATAAAAAATTAGCAGATGATAGTTTTAAACAAGGCTATTTACAACGTGCAGATGTGTTGAATGTTGAAGTACGCGTAACAGAAGTACAAAATCAATTGCACTCGGCAAAAAGTAATGTGCAAAATGCGTCTAATTATTTGTCTTTTTTAATGAATGATGAAACCTATGTGGTTTACATTCCTGCTGACGAATTAGCGATTACAACCTTTACTATGGAAGACAAAACGGTTTCAGAAAATCGTTCTGATATTAAAGCGATGCAATTAGCATCAAATGCTTATGAAGCTATGAATAAAGCCGATAAGATGGCCTTTTTACCACGTTTAAACGCTTTTGGAAGTTACGAATTGTATGACGATAAAATCTTTCAAGGTGATGCTAATGGATATTTATTTGGCGCACAATTAAGTTGGGATATTTTTAAAGGCTCAAAACGTTTTGGAAAAGTGCAAAAAAGTAAAGCCGAATTTGAAAAATCGAAGCTTGAATACACACAATATGTATCACAAAGTAATTTAGAATTAAATAAAGCAAAACGTGCCTTTTTAGATGCTGAAAGCAAATTAAAACTTACCACTTTAGCTTTAGAACAATCGGAAGAATCTTTAAGAATTAGAACTAATAGATTTAAAGAAGGATTAGAAAAAACATCAGATTTATTAATTGCTGAAACACAATTTGCACAAAAACAATTAGAATATTACCAAACCATTTTCGAATACAATTACGCACAAGCATACTTACAATTTTTAACTAAAGAATAA